From the Neoarius graeffei isolate fNeoGra1 chromosome 1, fNeoGra1.pri, whole genome shotgun sequence genome, one window contains:
- the LOC132884771 gene encoding uncharacterized protein LOC132884771, translated as MDVSLRKLWLVALGFLVDSKQAKVKKLRVCSAHFSDDDYVSSCPGLRKKRVLKKAAVPAPQVSETTSSPAMESVGFRRGLDRLLDSGVSIDVVTTDRAPSIRKIMRESYPELRHQFDPWHVAKGVKKKATAAARKKENRDLQPWIKSLGNHFWWSCSSCGGEEKELRQRWTSVLYHVCGIHRWEEDGQEYRCFHDDLSDEQQKRKKWLKKGSAAWNALKGAVLDKNLLRDLSQMTLFKHTGDLEVFHSSMLKYAEKRHHFTYVTMQARLQLSVIDHNLNVGRQHDRTQSGKEKYNVIHSKQSNQWIVRKLYEPTTQDFRKELVEQVIQRRLDKNVRLGDPAFHIHPPVTIPANIAPTPKPNKDDLVTEHVSRFPKKR; from the exons ATGGACGTGTCACTGAGGAAACTTTGGCTTGTTGCTCTGGGCTTCCTTGTGGACTCCAAACAGGCAAAGGTAAAAAAGCTTCGTGTTTGCAGTGCGCACTTCAGCGACGACGACTATGTTTCTTCATGCCCAGGACTGAGGAAGAAACGGGTTTTGAAGAAAGCTGCTGTCCCTGCACCCCAG GTATCAGAGACTACCAGTTCACCAGCAATGGAGTCTGTTGGTTTCCGGAGGGGCCTGGATCGTCTGCTGGACTCTGGAGTTAGTATTGATGTTGTTACTACTGACCGGGCTCCATCAATACGGAAGATCATGAGGGAGTCCTATCCTGAGCTCAGACATCAATTTGAcccatggcatgttgcaaaag GTGTGAAGAAGAAGGCCACTGCAGCTGCAAGGAAGAAAGAAAACCGGGACCTGCAGCCATGGATCAAGTCTCTGGGCAATCACTTCTGGTGGTCGTGCAGCTCTTGTGGTGGCGAAGAGAAG GAGTTGAGACAGCGGTGGACCTCTGTCCTGTATCATGTGTGTGGTATCCACCGCTGGGAAGAAGATGGGCAAGAGTACAGATGTTTCCATGACGACCTCAGCGATGAGCAACAAAAAAGGAAGAAATGGCTGAAGAAGGGGAGTGCTGCCTGGAACGCGCTCAAGGGTGCTGTACTCGACAAAAACCTCTTGAGAGACCTAAGTCAAATGACTTTGTTCAAGCATACAG ggGACCTTGAAGTGTTCCACAGCTCTATGCTGAAGTACGCAGAGAAGAGGCACCACTTCACATATGTCACAATGCAGGCAAGGCTCCAACTCAGTGTTATTGACCACAACCTCAATGTTGGCCGTCAGCATGACCGTACTCAGTCTG GAAAAGAAAAGTACAATGTTATTCACTCCAAACAATCTAACCAGTGGATTGTAAGGAAGCTGTATGAGCCAACAACTCAGGATTTCCGCAAAGAATTGGTGGAACAGGTCATTCAGCGGCGACTTGACAAGAATGTCAGACTTGGAGATCCAGCGTTCCACAT